From a single Diachasmimorpha longicaudata isolate KC_UGA_2023 chromosome 13, iyDiaLong2, whole genome shotgun sequence genomic region:
- the LOC135168356 gene encoding mediator of RNA polymerase II transcription subunit 31-A: MSRLDDPPSLLKGRKPSYIAMNGVPETDDQQRLRFQVELEFVQCLANPNYLNFLAQRGYFKDSTFINYLKYLLYWKEPEYAKYLKYPMCLYFLDLLQYEHFRREVVNSQCTKFIDDQQILLWQHYTRRRTRLLQQATEQTPQHVNPQNNGIAQPKVP, encoded by the exons ATGAGTCGTTTGGATGATCCACCGAGTCTGTTGAAAGGCCGAAAGCCCTCTTACATTGCAATGAACG GTGTACCAGAAACTGACGATCAGCAGCGTTTGCGTTTTCAAGTGGAACTTGAATTTGTTCAGTGTTTGGCAAATCCCAATTATTTGAACT TTCTAGCACAACGTGGTTACTTCAAGGATTCCACATTTATAAACTACCTCAAGTATCTCCTCTACTGGAAGGAACCGGAGTATGCTAAGTACTTAAAATATCCAATGTGTCTCTACTTCCTTGATCTCCTCCAGTACGAGCACTTTAGGCGGGAAGTTGTAAATTCTCAGTGTACAAAATTCATAGACGACCAGCAGATTCTTCTCTGGCAGCACTACACACGTCGCAGAACGAGATTACTCCAACAGGCAACCGAGCAAACACCCCAGCATGTCAATCCCCAGAACAATGGAATTGCTCAACCAAAAGTTCCCTGA